A stretch of DNA from Arachis hypogaea cultivar Tifrunner chromosome 19, arahy.Tifrunner.gnm2.J5K5, whole genome shotgun sequence:
TCTCTGATTTCGTCCAATGTTCCACTCGCTACTGcagtataataaaaagtaacttctCTCGGACAAcattatgtaaaattttaaagcTAAGTGCAAAATAAGCAGATGAACAATGACATACCTCCTGTCATATATCTTTCATTTCTTTTATCACCTGATATGTAGTCAGAACCTAAAGCTCTAGAAGTAATGGCATTAACTCGGTTCTCCTCATTGTATGATGGGggtaaattaaaatttgttggtTCAGGTTTCACATTTAATTTAGCATCACCCAGTGGATTGGTGTTGACAGGGGAAAGAGGTGCAAAATCCGGTGAAGAAATATTTAATGACGATGGCGGGGGAGTTGCCATTGGCAAACTTGAAGGTGTTCTTCCAGCTGCAGCATTCTTTTCCATCTGCATAAAATCAATCACCCATGGTAACGTACTCATCTTTTTACAATCTTGTACGTAGAATGCACCACATTAGTTCAATTATTAAGCACATCTAAAAATACATGTAATTCTCAACCTGAGCAAGACCATCTCTGATGTAGGTGCGGAATGCCTCACTAGCATTTGAAAGCTGAGCAAATATATCAACCTAACATAAAAGAATAAAGCAAAgtgggaaaaaaataaaacaagataaagatggttatacatttttttttaatgaaaaaaaaaaacatatatctgATCTAAAATCAACACAACATACTGGATTCTTACCTTTGGGTACAATTGGGTAATCCTATATAATTCATATAGACCAATTGTGCAAGTTTGCTTCTCCCCAATCTTCTTAAATATCGCACCCAACTCTTGCTGAAGTTGCATTAAAGTTGGATATCAGGCAATGATAACAATAACTACAAACTGACAACAAAATTGAGACAAAAATGATAAGAGTGAGATATAAAGCATTGTACCTTCAATTGGGCATCAGCAGCATGTGTGCCAGATGCTGAATTATTTGTTGCAGAATCACCCCAATGAGTTTGTCCACCAGGTCCAGATGCAGTCAACATTCTTGCAGCAGCCAGTGTCTAAGATCAAAGTGCAAAACATATTAATAGTTCTGTCCCAATAAAATCAATTAGAGAAAGTATAAGCAACCAACTTTAGTTAGCCAACATTATCTAAtattaggtttaggtttaggtttataATTTAGGATCCAGGATTTATGATTTAGGGTATAGAATTTaagattaacaaaatatttaaaaaattagctgaaaaaaaattggtttcctcgcaattaggggtgttcaaaaccgatccaatCCAAACAAAACCGATAGACCGAACCGAAAAAAAAAGGTTTTGCAGTTTTTGCTGCGGTTCAGTTCAGTTTTTGGTTCTGCTAGGAAAAACCCTAACCAAACCGGTGTTCAATGAAGACCCTAAATTAACCAAACCCCTCCCCCCTCTCCCAAATGACCTAACACCCTCTTCAGTCACACTCTTCCCAGCGCCGAAAACACTCTCACTCCCAGCACCGAATCTCCTCTCACTCTCTAAGCCTCTCATAGCGACGAAACTCCTCCCTCTTCTCCACCGTCAACGCCGCCCCACAGCACCCTTGACTTGCGACCCCTCCCCCATCCTCGAAGCGCTTCTTTCCGTCCTCCTCCACGGCGCCACGCACCAGCAGCTGCCGTTGTCCTCCACGCACAGCAACAGCACGCACCAACGCTGTCGTCCTCCACGCACAGaaagacctccctgcactcggccACTCTGTCTGCATCATCAACTCCTCAAGAATAGACCCTCCGTGTCAAGTTGATTCTATTGCtgattgttgttgattattgttcttctatttcttcactgatggcttctgcttctgcttttttatttttttttttttgaaattgttaGTGATGATTTAGGGTTTTTTTGCTGTTGCTGCTTCTTCTATTTTTGTGACATTGTTAGTGTTAGGGTTTTTTACTGCTTGTGCTTCTGAAATTGTTGGTGATGATTTAGGGTTTTCTTAATTGTTTTGATGATTCTGTAtttcaaattctatttttatgattcttgttatgattctaatttttttgaaaataatgcaAAAATTGAGGCACCGGCCTGTAACCCTAATTTGAGGATTGAGAATCAAGAACAATGCTTTGCTGTCTTGCTAGAGAACATCAAAATGTGGCTCGTTTGCTGGAAAAATTAACGGAAACAACTTTTTTCTCTTTGTTGTGTTGAACTTTTCATGCTTTTCCATTGTTGTATTATAATTTCTTTTGTTGTTGAACTTCTTGTGTCAAGATTTTTGTTATGTTGTATGACTTTTATTTATGACTGTGTGAAATTAAACTTGTTATTttgttgcattttttttgttgaaaataacaTAGGACAGGGTTTTAGTACATGGGAAATAACTAGAACATAATACCTTTTTTGAattgaaaaaccgaaaaaaccaaaccaaaccaaagaattaatataaaattggatcggatgactttttctaaataaccgaaccaaaccgcaccatGGACACCCCTACCTCGCATTATTCAATCAAATAATTTGCTTTAGTGAATACCTCAAGATTAAGCTCAATGTAGGCAAGGATGATGGGTTGTGGTTTTGAATCAATGGGAACCATTGAAAGATGTCCCTTTATTGATGTGCCTTTAAGCTTGACAAGCTCATGCAAAACAGTTTTCACCATTCGTAAGGGTTTGTCATCAGCACCAGCCCTGACAAaagaaatatttataaaatagaaattaAGTGATGCTTGTTAGATAGAGTACCTATACCCAACAATAGTTATATACCTTCTCCTAATTTCCTCCATCCCCAAGTCTTGCAGATACAAATGGATGCTTTGGAGTATGCGATCAAGATCAACATCAAGAATGGTACTCTGAAGAACCTGCAGCACGGGAAAATAAGTGAAAAAATTGCTGACAAATATATCCAGATAGAATTGACTATTTCAATTAAGCTGATTGAAGAGGAAAATTAAGTATAGGCTTCTACAATTATTGAAGTAAACTTGATTCAATGAAAAAGTACAGTCTAAAGGCAGAGTAATGCATCCAGATGCTTAAACAGAGCCAGATTTTAGCAATGTTATGAATGATTGCAAGCCGTTTTGGATTTTAATTTTGGCAGCTTATATTACCTTTGTAAGCTTGATGAGGCATTTCACAACCAGATCAGAAAATTTCTGATTTCTAGAGGCCAATGATTCGTTTGTTGCCAGTGAAGGCCACCTTGATGGATCTAACGGACGTAAAAGATTTATTAGGACAACAAAGGATGAAGTCCGATCTGCATTATCCTGTATTAAGAATCATTAGTTAGAAAaccaattataaatataaattttgtgaAGCTTTTGGCATACAATCTTGCATTTGCCATAGCATATCCAAATTTTCTGtacaacaagaaataaaaaataaaaaattgctaaCCAAAATCTTAAGCATCAACACATTCAGTGCTTTCAACAACTGGCTTCCATCATCCATATGAGGAACCCTATCATCCAAAAGCCACAGAAGAAGCTCAGTAATAAGACTGTCAAGAGTGCTCTCCTTCACAGCATATGCCAAACGTTTATTCTGGAAAGTCTGGACAGAGCCAAGGACAGGATTAGTAAATAGCAACTATTGTaagttacaaaatattacaaacttttgaaataataacaataaaattgaCCTGCATCAGAGTGTTGAGCACATATTTACAAGATCGTGATGAAGCTCCTGTCAAACTGAAATCAAAAGTCCTTGCAACCTATTTAAAATTAAAGCATGACGAAATCAGCACTTGAAAATCATTCTAATTAGATAAAGGGGATTGATTGTTAGGAATATCTTGCCTTATTAGCGAGGCAGGCAACTAGTCTATCTGCATCTTTTACAAGTTCATCCATAGCACTGCCTTCAGGATCACTAGTGGCCTGAGCCAATTCATGACAAACAACTTTCATTCCTTCAACAGACTGcagcacaaaaatatttttgaaataagagCTTAAACTTCATTTTCCAATTTCATGAAGAGAAGCCAGGAAAATAAAAGTCAAAAGGCATATCTTATATGTCATACTTGTTTTTATCACTATGCTAATTCTAGAAAGGTTAACCACATTTTAGAAaatgtaataagaaaaatgaTTACTTGCTCAGGAGAACCAAAAGAAATAATATCAAGTGCTTCATTCCAATCTGTGGGGCCACTAGCAACGGCCATGGGGCGCGGCATTGATTGTCTGTCAACCTCCAGTTGACCAAAATTTTTCCTAACAAATCAAAAAGCAAGATATTAGGGATACATAGGAGTATAGGAACTATGTATTAATTTAGGCCGAAAAATCCTCTATAGTTAAGGagcaaaaggaaaagaaactagACAAAAATTTCAGCATACCTCAGAATTGGACCAGAAAGAGATCTAGCCACTTCACCACTCTGCTCAGCAACATCAGACCTGAAACCAAAGCAACACACATAGAAGCTTGAACATCTGAACATTTTAGCTAGAGATTGAGAACATTCTCGAAAGATTTATCACATTTTTCATTATTCATCcttatatttttaacttcttttttagATTTACAAAAGAAAGAACTCCAACCAGAAGGAAATAAATTAGGGGTCTAAATTTCAGCCGTAACTGCATAATGTGAATAATattcaaagaaataataataataatactacacACCCATTCTCCCTGACAGAGCGTCTTAAAATAGCCCTTGCTTCCCCtggctttccttccttctttttttcCATCTCGCGAACCTGACAAATTACTCCCATCATCATCAGTACTTCAATAAATCTGAAAAGGAATAAAAAAGGAGCAACGTATGCACTAACCTTCCACTTAAATTTCTCATCTAACATGCTTTTTTGAGCATCTGTTAGCTTTCCAACAAATCTCCATATGTCCTCACCTGCACAGAATGATCATAGAAGAGAAACAACTCAGAAAGGCCAAGAGATATAAACAAGACAAAAGCCAAATAAAATGTCACATCAATATCCCCCAacttcaagtgaaaaagtaaaacaATAACTTCCTCCATGCAGTGCCTTCAACCGATAAATTACATCTTAAtgagagctcatgaatggcaaattTTCCAGACAATAATTcagtacaatcaccaagcaaaattattttataatcacAATAGATCTTCAGGGTATAGTATACCAAGAATCTTATATCCAGTGGCTAGTGTATTCAATGCGGCTTTCCTTGTTTCATTATCTCGCTCTGCTGTCAAACTTGCAACAATTTGCAGTGACTTTAGTTGCCCACTAATCTGCACATATGATGTCACAAATAAACATCCGTGGAAAAATACTCGAAATAAATTCACTTAAAAGAACCTCACTACATCACCTCTGAACCATGATGTTCGAGGATAAATCCAACAAGATCAGCACATTCAATTCGAGTTCTGTTGTTCTTAGAGCGTAAACCCTCCAATATATAAGGGAAACATTTAGATGCAGAATATACAAGAACAAATTGTTTTGTCAGCTCCCGCATTTTTTCTCGAACCTTCTCAATGTTATGCCCTAACTGCAACATTTGAAGGGAGAAAATATATGACATTTTGCCTCTTTCCACGTGaattaaattattcattttttgacATCACCGAGGATAGTGAAGTATTTATACATACTATTGTACTCAagccaaaactaaactaaatcaACTGAGTTCAAATTAAACCACAGAGATTTATCAGAGAAACATCCACAGCTGATGAAATTATCATAGTTGTTAAATATACCTTCTCTACTAGGCAAGGAAGAAATATCGCTACTTCAGACTCTGTCAAAGAATATCCCTCATCCTTCAAGGTGTCAAGCAGTTCAGGAAGGAATTCTAGCACCTAAGCAATTAAATTGTATAGTTATGATCAAAGGACCAATATAACATACTATTATTTCCAGGGGGAAAAAGTGAACATTAAGTTCAACCTTCAATAGACAGGTCGTGTTGGATTTGCAGAACTGCAAAACAAACCACCTGAAAAGTATATCTAGAACTTCTATAATTTCCTTTGCAAGGGAAGGAAGTGCCTGAGAAGATCAATTGGAGTTTATATAGTTAATAGCACATCAAATACCCTGAAAGCACGcacacaaattaaaaaagaagcaaaaaaggaAAGACCTTTTGTAGCATTTCTAGTCCATCAACTTGCTTCTTAAAATCTGCACTTAAGAGTCTCCTAGATAAATCCTCTCTGAAGTACCTAATCATATCACTCTGCATCACAAGAATGTTGGACAGAAATTTATTACaattcaaaaatcacagaaaacatAAGCATGGTCATTGGTTAAAAATGGACTCACCTCTAGATCTTGAATCTGCTCAATGCGTGGGTCCTCGAACTTAAACTTTCGAATCACCATTCTTTCTCTATCTTCCTGCATGTAAGGCAACACAGTTGACAGTTCATCCATCAACTCTTTTTGAAGATTTAAAGTAGATTATGGTATACAGAGCTTAGCAGTACCTTATTTGAATCCTTAACATTTaataaagcttgagactgaagcGCTATATCTTGGACAGAGATAGGCTCAGACCTAGCACTCTTTGTTGCAACAGCCCGCTATCAAGATGATGAATCAAGTAGTTAGAAAGCCAAACAAATCTTAAAAGCAAACAACCAACACAAACTCAAACATACCGAAGATGCAGCTTTATTTCCGTGTTTTGGAACACCATTAGCAGTCGATTTCCCAGCCTTTTGAACACCTTTTGATGCGCCCACTGAAACTGCCTTAGCAGACTCAAATGATTCTAAGCACAAATATTGCatgggaaagaaaataaacataagAATACTCATGTTAATCATTAACCCTGAGCAACAAAGTAGATTAAGAATGAGCTATGATACAAAACCCTACCTTGAAGGCCTCCATATGGTTTCAACTTCTCAAGAACCAAAGCTAGAGCTGGTCCATGAATGTCCTTAACTATTTTTTCaatctagaaaaataaaaaatttaaagatgatTCACATGAATTTCATAAGAAGGGAGGAAACCAAATTCTTCTTATACACACCGTTTCATGCCCACTAACTCTCACTATCTCATTAATGCAAGCCTCGGCTGCCTTGCGAACATCTGATGATTTATCCTACATATAATCCATCAAACATTTGATCTAAACAATATTAGCCACACATACTGATTTGATAAATGAATGAGGGGGGgcagaaaaagcaaaaaactgAGTGACCAAAACTTACTGTCATTGCAGCAGAGGCTGGCTTCAGAAGTTGTGCAGCTTCAGCAAAACTGCTTTGCACAGAAAGTTGCCTAGATAACCAATCAAAAAGGTCTTTACGCCCTTCCGCACCAAGTTTAGAATCCGTCAAAGCAATTGTAATATAAGGGACCTACAATAGTAGCATACTCAGAGAATAGACACAAGACAGAAGAATCGCTTAACAAAAGATTGAGACAGACCATTTTATCAAGATGAACAGCAGCAAGCCACAAATCCAAAGTATTGAGTGCACATTCTCTCATGTGCTTCTTGTTGTCACCAAGGGATTTCAATATATCAGCCAGAATACCCTGAAACGAACAATAAAGCACAACTTGAGATGACAACACAAGATTATTAACAAgatagaaaatacaaaagcagaAAACGATCCAATCACCTTGCTTGCCTTCTCTAC
This window harbors:
- the LOC112776898 gene encoding protein MOR1 isoform X2; this encodes MSEEEKLLKEAKKLPWEDRLFHKNWKVRNEANIDLAALCDSITDPKDPRIREFGPFFRKTVADSNAPVQEKALDALIAYLRAADADAGRFGKEVCDAIVAKCLTGRPKTVEKAQAVFMLWVELEAVDAFLDAMEKAIKNKVAKAVVPAIDVMFQALSEFGAKIVPPKRILKMLPELFDHSDQNVRASSKGLTLELCRWIGKDPVKSILFEKMRDTMKKELEAELINVMGTAKPSRKIRSEQDKEPEPETVADVVGPGPTEESGNDAPQEIDEYDLVDPVDILTPLEKLGFWEGVKATKWSERKDAVAELTKLASTKKISPGDFSEVCRTLKKLITDVNIAVAVEAVQALGNLARGLRTHFSASSRFVLPVLLEKLKEKKPTMTEALTQTLQAMHKAGCISLVDIVEDVKTATKNKVPLVRSLTLTWVTFCIETSNKSIITKVHKDYVPICMESLNDGTPEVRDAAFSALAAIAKSVGMRPLERSLEKLDDVRRKKLSEMISGSEDAVPGGSATAPVHGTRGSASSAEISEGAFVKRSAASMLSGKRPVQAAPAPKKGGAAKSGTNKKADGVAQPKVSKSIEPPEDVEPAEMSLEEIETRVGSLVQSDTITQLKSAVWKERLEAISSLKEQVEGLQDLEQSVEILIRLLCALPGWGEKNVQVQQQVIEVITHIASTATKFPKKCVVLCLSGLSERVADIKTRAHAMKCLTTFCEAVGPGFVFERLYKIMKEHKNPKVLSEGLLWMVSAVDDFGVSHIKLKELIDFLKETGLQSSAAATRNASTKLLGVLHRFVGPDIKGFLTDVKPALLSALDTEYEKNPYEGASAAPKKSVKTSDSSSLVAAGGLDSLPREDISGKITPTLLKSLESPDWKVRMESVEAVNKILEEANKRIQATGTGELFGALRGRLIDSNKNIVMATLTTIGNVASAMGPAVEKASKGILADILKSLGDNKKHMRECALNTLDLWLAAVHLDKMVPYITIALTDSKLGAEGRKDLFDWLSRQLSVQSSFAEAAQLLKPASAAMTDKSSDVRKAAEACINEIVRVSGHETIEKIVKDIHGPALALVLEKLKPYGGLQESFESAKAVSVGASKGVQKAGKSTANGVPKHGNKAASSRAVATKSARSEPISVQDIALQSQALLNVKDSNKEDRERMVIRKFKFEDPRIEQIQDLESDMIRYFREDLSRRLLSADFKKQVDGLEMLQKALPSLAKEIIEVLDILFRWFVLQFCKSNTTCLLKVLEFLPELLDTLKDEGYSLTESEVAIFLPCLVEKLGHNIEKVREKMRELTKQFVLVYSASKCFPYILEGLRSKNNRTRIECADLVGFILEHHGSEISGQLKSLQIVASLTAERDNETRKAALNTLATGYKILGEDIWRFVGKLTDAQKSMLDEKFKWKVREMEKKKEGKPGEARAILRRSVRENGSDVAEQSGEVARSLSGPILRKNFGQLEVDRQSMPRPMAVASGPTDWNEALDIISFGSPEQSVEGMKVVCHELAQATSDPEGSAMDELVKDADRLVACLANKVARTFDFSLTGASSRSCKYVLNTLMQTFQNKRLAYAVKESTLDSLITELLLWLLDDRVPHMDDGSQLLKALNVLMLKILDNADRTSSFVVLINLLRPLDPSRWPSLATNESLASRNQKFSDLVVKCLIKLTKVLQSTILDVDLDRILQSIHLYLQDLGMEEIRRRAGADDKPLRMVKTVLHELVKLKGTSIKGHLSMVPIDSKPQPIILAYIELNLETLAAARMLTASGPGGQTHWGDSATNNSASGTHAADAQLKQELGAIFKKIGEKQTCTIGLYELYRITQLYPKVDIFAQLSNASEAFRTYIRDGLAQMEKNAAAGRTPSSLPMATPPPSSLNISSPDFAPLSPVNTNPLGDAKLNVKPEPTNFNLPPSYNEENRVNAITSRALGSDYISGDKRNERYMTGVASGTLDEIRERMKAMNDMNNGVPPSQIPHPSEHVGLGNAMQGGVLPMDEKALSGLQARMERLKSGSLEPL
- the LOC112776898 gene encoding protein MOR1 isoform X3; this translates as MSEEEKLLKEAKKLPWEDRLFHKNWKVRNEANIDLAALCDSITDPKDPRIREFGPFFRKTVADSNAPVQEKALDALIAYLRAADADAGRFGKEVCDAIVAKCLTGRPKTVEKAQAVFMLWVELEAVDAFLDAMEKAIKNKVAKAVVPAIDVMFQALSEFGAKIVPPKRILKMLPELFDHSDQNVRASSKGLTLELCRWIGKDPVKSILFEKMRDTMKKELEAELINVMGTAKPSRKIRSEQDKEPEPETVADVVGPGPTEESGNDAAPQEIDEYDLVDPVDILTPLEKLGFWEGVKATKWSERKDAVAELTKLASTKKISPGDFSEVCRTLKKLITDVNIAVAVEAVQALGNLARGLRTHFSASSRFVLPVLLEKLKEKKPTMTEALTQTLQAMHKAGCISLVDIVEDVKTATKNKVPLVRSLTLTWVTFCIETSNKSIITKVHKDYVPICMESLNDGTPEVRDAAFSALAAIAKSVGMRPLERSLEKLDDVRRKKLSEMISGSEDAVPGGSATAPVHGTRGSASSAEISEGAFVKRSAASMLSGKRPVQAAPAPKKGGAAKSGTNKKADGVAQPKVSKSIEPPEDVEPAEMSLEEIETRVGSLVQSDTITQLKSAVWKERLEAISSLKEQVEGLQDLEQSVEILIRLLCALPGWGEKNVQVQQQVIEVITHIASTATKFPKKCVVLCLSGLSERVADIKTRAHAMKCLTTFCEAVGPGFVFERLYKIMKEHKNPKVLSEGLLWMVSAVDDFGVSHIKLKELIDFLKETGLQSSAAATRNASTKLLGVLHRFVGPDIKGFLTDVKPALLSALDTEYEKNPYEGASAAPKKSVKTSDSSSLVAAGGLDSLPREDISGKITPTLLKSLESPDWKVRMESVEAVNKILEEANKRIQATGTGELFGALRGRLIDSNKNIVMATLTTIGNVASAMGPAVEKASKGILADILKSLGDNKKHMRECALNTLDLWLAAVHLDKMVPYITIALTDSKLGAEGRKDLFDWLSRQLSVQSSFAEAAQLLKPASAAMTDKSSDVRKAAEACINEIVRVSGHETIEKIVKDIHGPALALVLEKLKPYGGLQESFESAKAVSVGASKGVQKAGKSTANGVPKHGNKAASSRAVATKSARSEPISVQDIALQSQALLNVKDSNKEDRERMVIRKFKFEDPRIEQIQDLESDMIRYFREDLSRRLLSADFKKQVDGLEMLQKALPSLAKEIIEVLDILFRWFVLQFCKSNTTCLLKVLEFLPELLDTLKDEGYSLTESEVAIFLPCLVEKLGHNIEKVREKMRELTKQFVLVYSASKCFPYILEGLRSKNNRTRIECADLVGFILEHHGSEISGQLKSLQIVASLTAERDNETRKAALNTLATGYKILGEDIWRFVGKLTDAQKSMLDEKFKWKVREMEKKKEGKPGEARAILRRSVRENGSDVAEQSGEVARSLSGPILRKNFGQLEVDRQSMPRPMAVASGPTDWNEALDIISFGSPEQSVEGMKVVCHELAQATSDPEGSAMDELVKDADRLVACLANKVARTFDFSLTGASSRSCKYVLNTLMQTFQNKRLAYAVKESTLDSLITELLLWLLDDRVPHMDDGSQLLKALNVLMLKILDNADRTSSFVVLINLLRPLDPSRWPSLATNESLASRNQKFSDLVVKCLIKLTKVLQSTILDVDLDRILQSIHLYLQDLGMEEIRRRAGADDKPLRMVKTVLHELVKLKGTSIKGHLSMVPIDSKPQPIILAYIELNLETLAAARMLTASGPGGQTHWGDSATNNSASGTHAADAQLKQELGAIFKKIGEKQTCTIGLYELYRITQLYPKVDIFAQLSNASEAFRTYIRDGLAQMEKNAAAGRTPSSLPMATPPPSSLNISSPDFAPLSPVNTNPLGDAKLNVKPEPTNFNLPPSYNEENRVNAITSRALGSDYISGDKRNERYMTGASGTLDEIRERMKAMNDMNNGVPPSQIPHPSEHVGLGNAMQGGVLPMDEKALSGLQARMERLKSGSLEPL
- the LOC112776898 gene encoding protein MOR1 isoform X4, producing the protein MSEEEKLLKEAKKLPWEDRLFHKNWKVRNEANIDLAALCDSITDPKDPRIREFGPFFRKTVADSNAPVQEKALDALIAYLRAADADAGRFGKEVCDAIVAKCLTGRPKTVEKAQAVFMLWVELEAVDAFLDAMEKAIKNKVAKAVVPAIDVMFQALSEFGAKIVPPKRILKMLPELFDHSDQNVRASSKGLTLELCRWIGKDPVKSILFEKMRDTMKKELEAELINVMGTAKPSRKIRSEQDKEPEPETVADVVGPGPTEESGNDAPQEIDEYDLVDPVDILTPLEKLGFWEGVKATKWSERKDAVAELTKLASTKKISPGDFSEVCRTLKKLITDVNIAVAVEAVQALGNLARGLRTHFSASSRFVLPVLLEKLKEKKPTMTEALTQTLQAMHKAGCISLVDIVEDVKTATKNKVPLVRSLTLTWVTFCIETSNKSIITKVHKDYVPICMESLNDGTPEVRDAAFSALAAIAKSVGMRPLERSLEKLDDVRRKKLSEMISGSEDAVPGGSATAPVHGTRGSASSAEISEGAFVKRSAASMLSGKRPVQAAPAPKKGGAAKSGTNKKADGVAQPKVSKSIEPPEDVEPAEMSLEEIETRVGSLVQSDTITQLKSAVWKERLEAISSLKEQVEGLQDLEQSVEILIRLLCALPGWGEKNVQVQQQVIEVITHIASTATKFPKKCVVLCLSGLSERVADIKTRAHAMKCLTTFCEAVGPGFVFERLYKIMKEHKNPKVLSEGLLWMVSAVDDFGVSHIKLKELIDFLKETGLQSSAAATRNASTKLLGVLHRFVGPDIKGFLTDVKPALLSALDTEYEKNPYEGASAAPKKSVKTSDSSSLVAAGGLDSLPREDISGKITPTLLKSLESPDWKVRMESVEAVNKILEEANKRIQATGTGELFGALRGRLIDSNKNIVMATLTTIGNVASAMGPAVEKASKGILADILKSLGDNKKHMRECALNTLDLWLAAVHLDKMVPYITIALTDSKLGAEGRKDLFDWLSRQLSVQSSFAEAAQLLKPASAAMTDKSSDVRKAAEACINEIVRVSGHETIEKIVKDIHGPALALVLEKLKPYGGLQESFESAKAVSVGASKGVQKAGKSTANGVPKHGNKAASSRAVATKSARSEPISVQDIALQSQALLNVKDSNKEDRERMVIRKFKFEDPRIEQIQDLESDMIRYFREDLSRRLLSADFKKQVDGLEMLQKALPSLAKEIIEVLDILFRWFVLQFCKSNTTCLLKVLEFLPELLDTLKDEGYSLTESEVAIFLPCLVEKLGHNIEKVREKMRELTKQFVLVYSASKCFPYILEGLRSKNNRTRIECADLVGFILEHHGSEISGQLKSLQIVASLTAERDNETRKAALNTLATGYKILGEDIWRFVGKLTDAQKSMLDEKFKWKVREMEKKKEGKPGEARAILRRSVRENGSDVAEQSGEVARSLSGPILRKNFGQLEVDRQSMPRPMAVASGPTDWNEALDIISFGSPEQSVEGMKVVCHELAQATSDPEGSAMDELVKDADRLVACLANKVARTFDFSLTGASSRSCKYVLNTLMQTFQNKRLAYAVKESTLDSLITELLLWLLDDRVPHMDDGSQLLKALNVLMLKILDNADRTSSFVVLINLLRPLDPSRWPSLATNESLASRNQKFSDLVVKCLIKLTKVLQSTILDVDLDRILQSIHLYLQDLGMEEIRRRAGADDKPLRMVKTVLHELVKLKGTSIKGHLSMVPIDSKPQPIILAYIELNLETLAAARMLTASGPGGQTHWGDSATNNSASGTHAADAQLKQELGAIFKKIGEKQTCTIGLYELYRITQLYPKVDIFAQLSNASEAFRTYIRDGLAQMEKNAAAGRTPSSLPMATPPPSSLNISSPDFAPLSPVNTNPLGDAKLNVKPEPTNFNLPPSYNEENRVNAITSRALGSDYISGDKRNERYMTGASGTLDEIRERMKAMNDMNNGVPPSQIPHPSEHVGLGNAMQGGVLPMDEKALSGLQARMERLKSGSLEPL